In one Camelus ferus isolate YT-003-E chromosome 14, BCGSAC_Cfer_1.0, whole genome shotgun sequence genomic region, the following are encoded:
- the MED4 gene encoding mediator of RNA polymerase II transcription subunit 4 isoform X1 — protein sequence MAASSSGEKEKERPGGGSGPAGGNSTRERLLSALEDLEVLSRELIEMLAISRNQKLLQSGEENQVLELLIHRDGEFQELMKLALNQGKIHHEMQVLEKEVEKRDSDIQQLQKQLKEAEQILATAVYQAKEKLKSIEKARKGAISSEEIIKYAHRISASNAVCAPLTWVPGDPRRPYPTDLEMRSGLLGQMNNPSTNGVNGHLPGDALAAGRLPDVLAPQYPWQSSDMAMNMLPPNHSNDFLLEPPGHNKENEDDVEVMSTDSSSSSSDSD from the exons ATGGCGGCGTCTTCCAGTGGCGAGAAGGAGAAGGAGCGGCCGGGCGGCGGTTCGGGACCGGCGGGCGGTAACAGCACGCGAGAGCGACTGCTGTCTGCGCTGGAAGACCTGGAGGTCTTGTCGAG agaacTTATAGAAATGCTGGCAATTTCAAGAAACCAAAAGTTGTTACAGTCTGGAGAGGAAAACCAG GTCTTGGAGTTGTTAATTCACAGAGATGGGGAATTTCAAGAACTAATGAAATTGGCACTTAATCAGGGAAAAATCCATCATGAAATGcaagttttagaaaaagaagtagaaaagagagATAGTGATATTCAGCAACTACAAAAACAGCTAAAAGAAGCAGAACAAATACTG GCAACAGCTGTTtaccaagcaaaagaaaaactcaagtcaatagaaaaagcaagaaaag GTGCTATCTCCTCTGAAGAAATAATTAAGTATGCACATAGGATTAGTGCAAGTAATGCTGTGTGCGCCCCACTGACCTGGGTCCCag GGGACCCACGGAGACCATACCCAACTGATTTGGAGATGAGAAGTGGATTATTGGGTCAGATGAACAATCCTTCCACTAATGGAGTGAACGGTCACTTACCAGGGGATGCCCTAGCAGCAGGCAGACTGCCAG atGTCCTTGCTCCACAGTATCCATGGCAGTCAAGTGATATGGCAATGAATATGCTACCACCAAACCACAGTAATGACTTTTTGTTGGAGCCTCCAGGgcataataaagaaaatgaagatgatgtAGAAGTTATGTCAACAGACTCCTCAAGCAGTAGTAGTgactctgattaa
- the MED4 gene encoding mediator of RNA polymerase II transcription subunit 4 isoform X2, with protein MAASSSGEKEKERPGGGSGPAGGNSTRERLLSALEDLEVLSRELIEMLAISRNQKLLQSGEENQVLELLIHRDGEFQELMKLALNQGKIHHEMQVLEKEVEKRDSDIQQLQKQLKEAEQILATAVYQAKEKLKSIEKARKGAISSEEIIKYAHRISASNAVCAPLTWVPGDPRRPYPTDLEMRSGLLGQMNNPSTNGVNGHLPGDALAAGRLPGSQGDLLGSYL; from the exons ATGGCGGCGTCTTCCAGTGGCGAGAAGGAGAAGGAGCGGCCGGGCGGCGGTTCGGGACCGGCGGGCGGTAACAGCACGCGAGAGCGACTGCTGTCTGCGCTGGAAGACCTGGAGGTCTTGTCGAG agaacTTATAGAAATGCTGGCAATTTCAAGAAACCAAAAGTTGTTACAGTCTGGAGAGGAAAACCAG GTCTTGGAGTTGTTAATTCACAGAGATGGGGAATTTCAAGAACTAATGAAATTGGCACTTAATCAGGGAAAAATCCATCATGAAATGcaagttttagaaaaagaagtagaaaagagagATAGTGATATTCAGCAACTACAAAAACAGCTAAAAGAAGCAGAACAAATACTG GCAACAGCTGTTtaccaagcaaaagaaaaactcaagtcaatagaaaaagcaagaaaag GTGCTATCTCCTCTGAAGAAATAATTAAGTATGCACATAGGATTAGTGCAAGTAATGCTGTGTGCGCCCCACTGACCTGGGTCCCag GGGACCCACGGAGACCATACCCAACTGATTTGGAGATGAGAAGTGGATTATTGGGTCAGATGAACAATCCTTCCACTAATGGAGTGAACGGTCACTTACCAGGGGATGCCCTAGCAGCAGGCAGACTGCCAG GGTCCCAAGGAGACTTGCTGGGAAGCTACCTTTGA